Below is a window of Flavobacterium sp. CFS9 DNA.
GCAATCGGGTTCAGTTGAGGCAGATCTTTCTGAATTTACTCGATAACGCTCTGAAATATTCCGAAAGAGATCCCAGAATTATAATTTCCGCCGAGAAAAAGAGCAATATCGTAACCATTAGAATTCAGGACAACGGTATTGGTATTCCCGAAAAATACAGAGAAGAAATCTTTGCACCTTATTTTAAAATCATGAAGGATAACACCCACAATGTAAAAGGATTCGGTTTAGGGTTGAGTTTTGTGCGTGAATCCTTGAAAAAACAAGGTGGGACTATTAGAGTTTTGAAACAAAAAACAGAAGGCACCACTATCGAAATCAAAATACCTGCTTATGAGTAAACCTAAAATATTATACTTAGAAGACGATTCTGATTTGGGAGAAATCACTTCGATGCTGCTGGAAAAAAAAGGATTTGAAGTAGAATGGATACTTGATGGCGCTGAAGGACTTGAAGTGCTCAAAGGGCAGTCGTTTGACCTTATTGTGGCAGATATTATGATGCCAAAGCTTGACGGTTATTCTTTATTAAAGCAAATAAGAGAAGATGGAAATACGATTCCTTTGATTCTTCTTTCGGCACGTGTGCTCACAGAAGATGTGCTGCAGGGTTTTTCTTTAGGTGCAGATGATTATATTCGAAAACCATTCAGTGCGGAAGAACTCACCGCCAGAATAAACAGACTCCTGACAAGGGGGGGGACTGCTATTGATGAACGGAAAAAGAAAAACGTCATCATTGGTGATTATGAATATGATCCGGAGAGCTATAAATTAATTCATAAGAAAAGAGTTATTGTCCTTTCTCCACGATCAGGAGAGATACTTTACCGTCTTGCCACCGGTGAAAACAGAACACTTCCAAGAAAAGAAACACTTATTGAGCTTTGGGGAGATGATAGTTTTTTTAACGGAAGAAGCTTAGATGTATTTATTTCAAAACTGCGAAAAAATCTTTCTGAGGATCCTAAAATCAGTATTATCAATATTAGAGCGCAGGGGTATCGCCTGATTATCGATTGAAATCAGAATATTCCTTATTTTTTCGTAAAAACAGCATTCGCTAAGAAAAAAGTAATATCTTATGTCCTCTAAAACAAAAAATGTTACAAGTATGAAAAATGCCAGATTTCTATTGATTGTAGTGCTGTTATGTATCAGCGCAGTAAGTTATGCTGCAAAAGTGGATACCCTGCAAGTTGCAAGTACAGCCATGAGTAAAACTTACAAAGCAGCAGTTGTTTTGCCCAATTCGTATAGCAAAAGCAAAGCTGCATTTCCGGTGATGTATTTGCTGCATGGTGCTTACGGACATTTTAGCGATTGGCTGAAAAATACGCCCAATAAGAAATTAGTACAAAACTTATCCGATCAGTACAATATGATTATTGTAATGCCGGAAGGGGAGACTTTTAGTTTTTATCTGGATAGTCCGGTAAACAAAGGAAGTCAGTTCGAGACCTTTATCACACAAGAGGTTGTTCAAAAAGTAGATAAAACATACCGAACCATAAGCAACAGAAACGGAAGAGTAATCACGGGACTTTCTATGGGAGGCCACGGCGCTTTGTATTTGTCGGCCAAGCATCCTGACTTGTTTTGTGCTGCCGGAAGTATGAGTGGTGCAGTAGATATGGGTGCAATGCTAAACAGGGACGCATCCGCACAGATTGTAAAACTAATGCAGCCTGTTTTTGGAGATAAAAGCGACAGTTCTGAAATGTATGCGCAATATGCTGTGCTGGGAATGTTGGATAAACTTAAAGCGAATAAACTCCCTTTGATTATAGATTGTGGTGTTGATGATTTTCTGATTGAACCCAACAGAGAACTACACCGAAGACTGGTTTACAACAAAGTAGATCACGATTATACCGAACGTGCGGGAGCGCATACCTGGGAGTATTGGGAAAATTCACTGCCTTATCATGCTCTATTTTTTAATAAAATACTGCTTAAAAATCAGCAGGTTACGAAAAAATAATAGAAAATTCGAATAAGAACGGGGTCAAATATTTTTTTTGGTTTGATTTTTGGAATATCTTTATATATGTATATTCTAAAAACAAATAATACCACAGAAATTATGAAAAAGATACTTACCTTATTCGCAGTTGCAGTCGTTGGATTGATTACATTTTCAAGTTGTGAAGGACCGGAAGGGCCTCCGGGATCAGATTCTGCACTTTCTTATGTTTATGAAGTTGATGCCAATTTTGTTGGACCAAATTATTCTGTTACTAGTACGCCTTCAGGTATGCTGTCAGGAGATAATATCTTAGTGTATGAATTGGTAAGTACAAGCGGACCGGATAGTTGGGCATTATTGCCTCAGGTATACTATTTCAATAACGGTTTGGAAACTGCTCAATACAACTATACTTTTTCGAAAAATAGAGTTACAATCTTTATTACGGGTAGTTTAAATGATTATTCTCAATTGCCAAGTAGTTTTAGGTTAGGAAAAGTGTTCAGAGTAGTAATTATTCCGGGTGATGATGGCATAAATGCAAAAACTGGAAAAAAAGTTACGACTGATAATTTAGATTATAACACAGTTATCAAAAAGTATAGCATTGATGATAGTAATGTTAAGAAACTAAACTAATCATTGGAGTATAAAACAAAAAAGGAGATCATGATGATCTCCTTTTTTTGGACGTATGTTTTTATTGTTTAATGAAAGTTTTTTGAGTAATGCCTTGTATATTTTCAATTGTAATGAAATAGGTCCCAACGGGTAAATTCGCAACATCTACGCTTATTATTTTAGATGTCACGTTTGAAAAATTATTTGAATTTACTACATTACCCAAAACGTTTAAGATTGTAATTTTTGCATTACTCATATCGACAGTTGATTCAATGTTTAAACTTGAAGAAGTTGGATTTGGGTAAAGTTGTATATTGGGTTGAGAAGCAGTACCATCTAAATAAGTTTCGTTACTGTAACTTGTGCCTACTCCATATATGTATTTGCTATTAACTAAAACTGCATAGTTCATTGTAGCAATTCGTCTAAATTTATATGTAGATTTGAAACTATATCCTCCCCTTCTACCAGAAACAACGGTAAGTGGTAGCGAAGGAAGATAATCTTTAGAAGTCGCGCCCGGGATGTTTGACCATGAAGTAGTAGGATAACCTCCTTCTAAGCTTTGACTCTGCCATTGATAATTTGTTAAATAAATTCGGAAATCATAACCCTCCGGATAAGGATTGTCGAGACTGGCTGTAGATCCCGTGATAAGTTGTGGATTTTCGAAACTATTAAGAGATGTGATTTTTAAAGTTTGATCACAACAAATTGTATTATCATAACGCAATCCTCTAATTAAAATCTTTATATCATTACTTATTCTGGATATGTTTTGGTAAGTTGCTATTCTCCTAACTAAATAATAAGTATCTTCAGGGTTTGTAGATAAAGATGGATCCGAAAAATTTAAGTCTCCGTTTGATTCATTTGGTATCGTTATCCAAGGGTTGGAATTAAATTCGTTGTTTTTATATTGCCATTTATAACCATCAACATCCGTTACAATATCACCTCTGGTATTTGTATGCCATGGATCTTGCAACATGTTTAAGTTTATTTTAGATGAAGCTCCGTATAGATTTAATGTTTTGGTATTGGATAGTTCATAATATCCGTCGGAGTTAGATATGCTATTTGTGGAAATTGTATTGGTAAGTATCGGCGAAGGCGCAACTGTAATCGTTACAACGTTACTTTTGTTTGGTTTGTCAACACTATAATTATATCCTAAGTTTCTGGTAATAGTAAAATCTCCAGCTTCAGTAATATAGTCAATGTTTAGAACTTTATTTATATTGTCAAGATTTTGAAATCTTACACTTGGATTTCCGTTTGCAGCCCAAGAAGAGTTAATACCATATGCTTTGCCTTCGTAAGGATTGAGGTATTGAGAGCCAGTTATAGGAGAAGGTTTGTCTCCCAATCTTACAATTTGATTGCAACATAAAGTATTCGGTATTTTTGAAGGATCGGGGGCATCTGAAGGAGGATTTATAGTTCCACTTCCGTCTAGTGTTGCGTTCTTTATAACTGCTAAATTTGAACTTTTGAAGGCTGCTCCCGCTGGATTTTTGTATTCGGCATATATAAAACCTCCAGATGTTAAGAAATCTCCCCAGCTAAGATTTATATTGAAACTTGCGATTGCGAATTTTCCACCTCCAAAATAGAGTTGTCCACCATCACCTCCGATAGCAATATTTGCGTTTTGAGGAGATAGTTTTGAAAAATAAATTTTGATCGTACCTTGATCTCCAATTGCTGCGTTAGAAGGAACTTCTACTTTGGCTGATAATGAAATACTTGAATATGAAACTCCGCCAAGATTGATTGGCCCTGCATTGGTACTAACACCATTGACCATAGTAGGGGTTAAGGTTACTCTTTGTCCAAATGATACTGTATTGAACAAAAGCAATAAAGTAAGATAAATGTAATTTTTATTCATGATTTTTTTAAATTATAATAAAGTTAAAAATAGGATTAATATTATATTTTTTAAATTTTAAAAAGTTAAATTATAAGTGTAATACTATAATTTAACACAATAGGAATTTTGAGATTTAGTATAAAATAAAAAAAGGAGATCATCATGATCTCCTTTTTTTATTTTATACTATTTTGAAGTGCTATTCCTTATCTGTATCAGTAAGTTCTTTCTCGGCTCCAAATTTTAAAGAAACCAGAATCCCGGCTAAAAGCGAAAGCGCAATGAAACCTAAAGATGCCCATTCTGGTACGTGAATGAAGTCGTGAAGCAGCATTTTTAATCCTACGAAACTTAAAATGGCGATAAGACTGTATTCCAGATAGCTGAATTTTGCCAGCATATTGGCTAAGAAAAAGTACATCGAACGTAATCCCAGTATGGCAAAAATATTAGAGCTGAACACTAAAAACGGGTCAGAAGTAATGGCCAGAATAGCCGGTACACTGTCTACGGCAAAAAGCACATCCATGAATTCGATTACAATCAGCGCTACAAATAATGGGGTGGCCGCTTTTTTGGCTGTTTTTGTGGGAATGAAGAATTTTTCTCCCTCCATATGGGAAGTGATCGGGATGATTTTTCCTAATGTTTTATAAATGAAAGAATCTTTGGGGTGAAAATCTTCATCTTCGCCCGTAAACAGCATCTTGATTGCGGTAAAAAGCAGAAAGGCTCCAAATAAATAAGTAGTCCATGCAAATTTATTAATCAGCATTACACCAAAGAAAATCATTAGTCCACGGAAAACAACGGCTCCCAGAATTCCCCAGAATAAAACACGATGCTGGTATTTTTGTGGTATTTTGAACGATGCAAAAATAATCGCGATCACAAAAATATTGTCTACACTTAAAGATAACTCAATCAGATAACCGGTTATAAACTTCATGGAAGCAACGGCGGGTTTCAGATTGTCGGGATTTGCAATGTAATCGGTAGTATAAAGCCAATAGATGACTCCTGAAAAAAGAAAGGATAAGGTTACCCAGATCAGTGTCCATTTACTTGCTTCTTTGGTGCTGATAATATGTGGGGTTTTGTTGAAAACGCCTAAGTCTAAAGCGAGAATAAGTGCAACTGCTATTAAAAAGAAAATCCAAACCATTAGGGTATTTTTTTAGTGATTCACAAAGATAGTTTTTAAATTATATCAATTATAATTATTTATCCTGTCTGTCATTTTTGGGCAGAATCAGAGCGTTAAGTATTAAAAAAGTTACTTTCAAAATTTACCCAACGTTTGTCTTTTCGACTGATAGGACAGGCAATTCCATAAAAAAAAGTGCCAACATTACGTTAGCACTTTTGTATATGTTCTAAAGCTGAATTACAATGCTGATTTTACAGTTTTGATAATTCTTGCAGCAATTTTGTATGGATCACCGTTTGAAGCAGGTCTTCTGTCTTCTAACCAGCCTTTCCATCCTTTTTGTACGGTCATTAATGGAATTCTGATAGAACATCCTCTGTCTGAAACGCCATAAGAGAAATCGTGAATAGAAGCTGTTTCGTGTTTACCGGTTAAACGTTGGTCGTTGTAAGCTCCGTAAACAGCAATGTGTTCTGCAGTAACAGGTCTGAAAGCTTCACAGATTCTTTCGTAAGTCGCCTGGTCTCCACATGTTCTTAATACTTCGTTAGAGAAGTTAGCATGCATACCTGAACCATTCCAGTCTGTATCTCCAAGTGGTTTTGGGTGGTATTCAATATAGTAACCGTATTTTTCAGTCAAACGATCTAATAAGTAACGGGCAACCCAGATTTCGTCTCCGGCTTTTTTAGCACCTTTAGCGAATAATTGGAATTCCCATTGTCCGCAGGCAACTTCCTGGTTGATTCCTTCAAAGTTAATTCCGGCTG
It encodes the following:
- a CDS encoding alpha/beta hydrolase yields the protein MKNARFLLIVVLLCISAVSYAAKVDTLQVASTAMSKTYKAAVVLPNSYSKSKAAFPVMYLLHGAYGHFSDWLKNTPNKKLVQNLSDQYNMIIVMPEGETFSFYLDSPVNKGSQFETFITQEVVQKVDKTYRTISNRNGRVITGLSMGGHGALYLSAKHPDLFCAAGSMSGAVDMGAMLNRDASAQIVKLMQPVFGDKSDSSEMYAQYAVLGMLDKLKANKLPLIIDCGVDDFLIEPNRELHRRLVYNKVDHDYTERAGAHTWEYWENSLPYHALFFNKILLKNQQVTKK
- a CDS encoding glutamine synthetase beta-grasp domain-containing protein: MAKIKLEYIWLDGYEPTQNLRSKTKVEEHENFKGTLGELGNWSFDGSSTKQAEGGSSDCLLVPVAIYPDPTRINGWLVMSEVMYADGTPHPSNGRATIDDDNDDFWFGFEQEYFIMDTKTQLPLGFPVGGYPAPQGMYYCSVGGKNTHGRKLVEEHADLCIAAGINFEGINQEVACGQWEFQLFAKGAKKAGDEIWVARYLLDRLTEKYGYYIEYHPKPLGDTDWNGSGMHANFSNEVLRTCGDQATYERICEAFRPVTAEHIAVYGAYNDQRLTGKHETASIHDFSYGVSDRGCSIRIPLMTVQKGWKGWLEDRRPASNGDPYKIAARIIKTVKSAL
- a CDS encoding T9SS type A sorting domain-containing protein — protein: MNKNYIYLTLLLLFNTVSFGQRVTLTPTMVNGVSTNAGPINLGGVSYSSISLSAKVEVPSNAAIGDQGTIKIYFSKLSPQNANIAIGGDGGQLYFGGGKFAIASFNINLSWGDFLTSGGFIYAEYKNPAGAAFKSSNLAVIKNATLDGSGTINPPSDAPDPSKIPNTLCCNQIVRLGDKPSPITGSQYLNPYEGKAYGINSSWAANGNPSVRFQNLDNINKVLNIDYITEAGDFTITRNLGYNYSVDKPNKSNVVTITVAPSPILTNTISTNSISNSDGYYELSNTKTLNLYGASSKINLNMLQDPWHTNTRGDIVTDVDGYKWQYKNNEFNSNPWITIPNESNGDLNFSDPSLSTNPEDTYYLVRRIATYQNISRISNDIKILIRGLRYDNTICCDQTLKITSLNSFENPQLITGSTASLDNPYPEGYDFRIYLTNYQWQSQSLEGGYPTTSWSNIPGATSKDYLPSLPLTVVSGRRGGYSFKSTYKFRRIATMNYAVLVNSKYIYGVGTSYSNETYLDGTASQPNIQLYPNPTSSSLNIESTVDMSNAKITILNVLGNVVNSNNFSNVTSKIISVDVANLPVGTYFITIENIQGITQKTFIKQ
- a CDS encoding TerC family protein produces the protein MVWIFFLIAVALILALDLGVFNKTPHIISTKEASKWTLIWVTLSFLFSGVIYWLYTTDYIANPDNLKPAVASMKFITGYLIELSLSVDNIFVIAIIFASFKIPQKYQHRVLFWGILGAVVFRGLMIFFGVMLINKFAWTTYLFGAFLLFTAIKMLFTGEDEDFHPKDSFIYKTLGKIIPITSHMEGEKFFIPTKTAKKAATPLFVALIVIEFMDVLFAVDSVPAILAITSDPFLVFSSNIFAILGLRSMYFFLANMLAKFSYLEYSLIAILSFVGLKMLLHDFIHVPEWASLGFIALSLLAGILVSLKFGAEKELTDTDKE
- a CDS encoding response regulator transcription factor — encoded protein: MSKPKILYLEDDSDLGEITSMLLEKKGFEVEWILDGAEGLEVLKGQSFDLIVADIMMPKLDGYSLLKQIREDGNTIPLILLSARVLTEDVLQGFSLGADDYIRKPFSAEELTARINRLLTRGGTAIDERKKKNVIIGDYEYDPESYKLIHKKRVIVLSPRSGEILYRLATGENRTLPRKETLIELWGDDSFFNGRSLDVFISKLRKNLSEDPKISIINIRAQGYRLIID